The following are from one region of the Gadus chalcogrammus isolate NIFS_2021 chromosome 19, NIFS_Gcha_1.0, whole genome shotgun sequence genome:
- the LOC130372663 gene encoding LOW QUALITY PROTEIN: thymic stromal cotransporter homolog (The sequence of the model RefSeq protein was modified relative to this genomic sequence to represent the inferred CDS: substituted 1 base at 1 genomic stop codon), whose translation MGTHTTLWAVCRKVETLVVLQQLGGALFDTALQVVVKERSNSTDGGVNSTSTVDDRQRAMSDFFMTYNLLGKLTPIVPAIILAKLSDRGWRKAPIIAPLLGYMASRLVLLLVVVLGWPIQVMWVGVSLHGFSGGFSAIWAGVMTVVSLGSTEQRRSGVMMRVELLYGLAGLLGSLVSGHLFQLYSSSLGQGTVLVGVSLLLYGLCLLHAVSLLQVRRGSWGCGXEEGEEAAAGGEARSNRINIGLLFVGGVLYDVAVAGAMEILVSFQMKEPLNWNAKQVGYGNASGFLIFLTSFLGVMVMSRFMIDSSLIIVGMLSFASGIYFMAFVTKTYQFYLARSLMLFALIPMPTIRSMLSQQVTGSSYGIVLTSFQLSFKVASLVYTPTYTKIYQHTLDWLPGFVFLLSSSISVLATIPISIMGCRLPLKPAYRRIEAS comes from the exons ATgggcacacacaccaccctgTGGGCGGTGTGCCGTAAGGTTGAGACGCTGGTCgtgctgcagcagctgggcGGCGCGCTGTTCGACACGGCGCTGCAGGTGGTTGTTAAGGAGCGCTCCAACAGCACGGACGGCGGGGTtaactccacctccaccgtggACGACCGCCAGAGAGCCATGTCCGACTTCTTCATGACCTATAACCTCCTCGGCAAACTCACCCCCATTGTGCCGGCGATCATCTTGGCGAAGTTAAGCGACCGCGGCTGGAGGAAAGCGCCGATCATCGCCCCGCTTCTGGGCTACATGGCGTCccggctggtgctgctgctggtcgtGGTCCTCGGCTGGCCCATCCAGGTcatgtgggtgggggtgtcgCTGCACGGGTTCAGTGGCGGGTTCAGCGCAATCTGGGCCGGGGTGATGACCGTGGTGTCGCTGGGCTCAACGGAGCAGCGGCGCTCCggggtgatgatgagggtggaGCTGCTGTACGGGCTGGCCGGACTGCTGGGCAGCCTGGTGTCCGGACACCTGTTCCAGCTGTACAGCTCCTCCCTGGGCCAGGGCACGGTGCTGGTGGGAGTCAGCCTGCTGCTGTACGGCCTCTGTCTGCTGCACGCCGTCAGTCTGCtgcaggtgaggagggggtcATGGGGTTGCGGCTAG gaggagggggaggaggcggcggcggggggcgagGCCCGCAGCAACAGGATAAACATCGGCCTGCTGTTCGTGGGGGGCGTGCTGTACGACGTGGCGGTCGCGGGCGCCATGGAGATCCTGGTCAGCTTCCAGATGAAGGAACCACTAAACTGGAACGCCAAGCAG GTGGGATATGGGAATGCATCAGGCTTCCTGATTTTCCTCACCAGCTTCCTGGGCGTGATGGTGATGTCTCGCTTCATGATTGACAGCAGCCTCATCATCGTGGGCATGCTTTCCTTCGCCTCGGGGATCTACTTCATGGCCTTCGTCACGAAGACATACCAGTTCTACctag CACGCTCTCTCATGCTGTTCGCTCTGATCCCCATGCCCACCATCCGCTCCATGCTCTCCCAGCAGGTCACAGGCTCCTCCTACG gcATCGTCCTCACAAGTTTCCAGCTCTCCTTCAAGGTTGCCAGTTTGGTGTACACCCCCACGTACACCAAGATATACCAGCACACGCTGGACTGGCTTCCAGGTTTTGTCTTCCTCCTATCCAGTTCCATCAGCGTGCTGGCAACCATCCCCATCAG